Proteins co-encoded in one Corynebacterium tuberculostearicum genomic window:
- the clpB gene encoding ATP-dependent chaperone ClpB, translating to MNSFNPTTKTQEALQEALQTASSNGNPDIRPAHLLAAILSQEGGIAAPVLKATGVDPDTVLKEARELVDSYPKAEGANMANPQFNRDGLNVLTKSQELAGELGDEFVSTEVLLAAIAGSKTDAAELLTGRGATYEAIKGAFPSVRGAAKVTSENPEDQFQALEKYATDLTARAREGKIDPVIGRDQEIRRVVQVLSRRTKNNPVLIGEPGVGKTAIVEGLARRIVAGDVPESLKGKTLISLDLGSMVAGAKYRGEFEERLKAVLDEIKSSEGEIITFIDELHTIVGAGATGDGSMDAGNMIKPMLARGELRLVGATTLDEYRKYIEKDAALERRFQQVYAAEPSVEDTIGILRGLKERYEVHHGVRIMDSALVSAAELSNRYITNRFLPDKAIDLVDEAGSRLRMEIDSSPQEIDELERIVRRMEIEELALKKESDAASQDRLATLQGELADQREKLGELKARWANEKKAIDDVQNIKEELDDLRRQAEIAERDGDLALASEINYGKIPPLEKDLAAAEVKATEQRNTMLDEEVSPDTIAEVVSAWTGIPAGKMLQGETEKLLNMESVLGNRVVGQKEAVTAVSDAVRRSRAGVADPNRPTGSFLFLGPTGVGKTELAKALADFLFDDESAMVRIDMSEYGEKHSVSRLVGAPPGYVGHEAGGQLTEAVRRRPYTLVLFDEVEKAHPDVFDVLLQVLDEGRLTDGQGRTVDFRNTVIILTSNLGAGGTREETMDAVKKAFKPEFINRLDDVVMFEPLSEELLRGIVDIQLRGLSERLDARRLTLQVSDSARSWLAERGYDPAYGARPLRRTIQQAIGDKLAKKLLAGNIVDGDTVHVDVADGGAELDIAAR from the coding sequence ATGAACTCATTTAACCCGACCACTAAAACACAGGAAGCCTTGCAAGAGGCCTTGCAAACCGCCTCGTCCAATGGCAATCCGGATATCCGCCCCGCCCACCTGCTGGCAGCCATTCTTAGCCAAGAAGGCGGCATCGCCGCCCCAGTACTTAAAGCCACGGGCGTAGATCCGGATACCGTGCTCAAGGAAGCCCGCGAGCTCGTTGATTCGTATCCCAAGGCGGAGGGCGCCAATATGGCCAATCCGCAATTTAACCGCGATGGCCTTAATGTCTTGACTAAGTCGCAGGAGTTGGCCGGTGAACTGGGCGATGAATTCGTCTCCACCGAGGTCCTTCTCGCTGCTATTGCTGGCTCCAAGACCGACGCCGCCGAGCTGCTTACCGGCCGTGGTGCTACTTATGAGGCCATCAAGGGTGCCTTTCCTTCCGTGCGCGGCGCTGCCAAGGTGACATCCGAAAACCCAGAGGATCAGTTCCAAGCGTTAGAAAAATACGCCACGGATCTCACCGCGCGCGCCCGTGAGGGAAAGATCGACCCGGTCATCGGCCGGGATCAGGAAATTCGCCGCGTGGTCCAGGTGCTCAGCCGCCGCACGAAGAATAATCCGGTGCTCATTGGCGAGCCCGGCGTGGGCAAGACTGCCATCGTGGAGGGCCTAGCCCGCCGCATCGTGGCTGGCGACGTCCCCGAGTCCCTTAAGGGAAAAACCCTCATCAGCCTGGATCTAGGTTCCATGGTCGCCGGTGCTAAGTACCGCGGCGAATTCGAGGAGCGCCTTAAGGCCGTGCTCGATGAGATTAAGTCCTCCGAGGGCGAAATAATTACCTTCATCGACGAGCTGCATACCATCGTTGGCGCCGGTGCTACTGGCGACGGCTCCATGGACGCCGGCAACATGATTAAACCCATGCTGGCCCGCGGCGAGCTACGCCTCGTTGGCGCCACCACTCTGGACGAGTACCGAAAGTACATCGAAAAGGACGCCGCCCTTGAGCGCCGCTTCCAGCAGGTCTATGCCGCCGAACCTTCCGTGGAGGACACCATCGGCATCCTGCGTGGCCTGAAGGAGCGCTACGAGGTGCATCACGGCGTGCGCATCATGGACTCCGCGCTGGTGTCGGCCGCCGAGCTATCCAACCGCTACATCACCAACCGCTTCCTGCCGGATAAGGCCATCGACCTCGTCGATGAAGCAGGCTCCCGCCTGCGCATGGAGATCGACTCATCCCCGCAGGAAATCGACGAGCTCGAGCGTATCGTCCGCCGCATGGAGATCGAAGAGCTAGCGCTGAAGAAGGAATCTGACGCCGCCTCCCAGGATCGCCTGGCTACCCTGCAGGGTGAGCTCGCTGACCAGCGCGAGAAGCTTGGTGAGCTCAAGGCCCGCTGGGCCAATGAGAAGAAGGCCATCGATGATGTTCAAAACATCAAGGAAGAGCTCGATGATCTGCGCCGCCAGGCCGAAATCGCCGAGCGCGATGGCGACCTTGCACTCGCCTCCGAGATCAACTACGGCAAGATTCCACCGCTGGAAAAGGATCTCGCGGCCGCGGAGGTCAAGGCCACCGAGCAGCGCAATACGATGCTCGATGAGGAGGTAAGCCCAGATACCATCGCGGAGGTCGTCTCGGCGTGGACCGGCATCCCGGCCGGCAAGATGCTGCAGGGCGAGACCGAAAAACTGCTCAATATGGAATCCGTACTGGGCAACCGCGTGGTCGGCCAGAAGGAAGCCGTCACCGCGGTATCGGACGCCGTGCGCCGCTCCCGTGCGGGCGTGGCCGACCCCAACCGCCCGACTGGCTCCTTCCTCTTCCTCGGCCCCACCGGTGTGGGCAAGACCGAGCTGGCGAAGGCATTGGCAGACTTCCTCTTCGACGATGAATCCGCCATGGTCCGCATCGATATGTCCGAGTACGGCGAGAAGCATTCCGTCTCCCGTCTCGTCGGTGCCCCTCCGGGATACGTCGGCCATGAGGCAGGCGGTCAGCTCACCGAGGCCGTTCGCCGCCGCCCCTACACGCTCGTGCTTTTCGACGAGGTAGAAAAGGCCCACCCCGACGTCTTCGACGTCCTCCTGCAGGTTCTGGATGAAGGCCGACTTACCGACGGCCAAGGACGCACCGTCGACTTCCGCAATACCGTCATCATCCTGACCTCCAATCTGGGCGCCGGCGGCACCCGCGAGGAGACCATGGATGCGGTAAAGAAGGCCTTCAAGCCCGAATTCATCAACCGCCTCGATGATGTGGTTATGTTCGAGCCTCTGTCGGAGGAGCTCCTCCGCGGCATCGTCGACATCCAGCTGCGCGGCCTGTCCGAGCGCCTCGACGCCCGCCGCCTGACCCTGCAGGTTTCGGATTCCGCCAGGTCCTGGTTGGCCGAGCGTGGCTACGACCCAGCCTATGGTGCCCGCCCGCTGCGCCGCACCATCCAGCAGGCCATTGGTGACAAGCTCGCCAAGAAGCTGCTGGCCGGCAATATCGTTGATGGCGACACCGTTCACGTGGACGTCGCCGATGGCGGCGCGGAGCTAGACATCGCCGCCCGCTAG
- a CDS encoding sulfurtransferase, with product MSILVSPQELRESIYHGERFTLLATHWQPQLRQSYNQFTSLHIPTALFSDTANSFAGLPGSQVGRNPLPDPDKLQEHFRQWGIREDRPVVVYDEGRGLFAGRAWWTLRWAGLENVRILDGGLANWRHLGYTTLTGPGNFAVGANATVNPGHMPVATIDDVRNHDGLLIDTRTRNRFAGRRENLDLKAGHIPGAVNVPERLFHNDGLRTWKSTGEIREVLFDAGLTPDNVQGAIIYSGSGNHSALALAAMQDAGFTGLRHFVGGWSQWSANPQNPVERGDRLTVNG from the coding sequence ATGAGCATTTTGGTCTCCCCACAAGAACTCCGCGAATCCATTTATCACGGCGAGCGATTCACCCTCCTGGCCACCCACTGGCAGCCCCAGCTGCGCCAGAGCTATAACCAGTTCACCTCCCTGCACATTCCGACGGCGTTGTTTAGCGATACCGCCAATTCTTTCGCCGGCCTGCCCGGCTCTCAGGTAGGCCGCAACCCGCTGCCGGATCCGGATAAGCTCCAAGAACACTTCCGTCAGTGGGGAATCCGCGAGGATCGCCCCGTCGTGGTCTATGACGAAGGCCGCGGCCTTTTCGCCGGCCGCGCCTGGTGGACCTTGCGCTGGGCCGGCCTAGAGAATGTCCGGATCCTCGACGGCGGCCTAGCCAATTGGCGCCACCTGGGCTATACCACGCTGACCGGCCCCGGCAATTTCGCCGTAGGTGCCAACGCAACGGTCAACCCCGGCCATATGCCCGTGGCCACCATCGATGACGTGCGCAATCACGATGGCCTGCTCATTGATACCCGCACTCGCAACCGTTTTGCTGGCCGTCGCGAAAACTTGGACCTCAAGGCCGGCCACATCCCCGGTGCCGTCAATGTGCCGGAGCGCCTTTTCCACAACGATGGCCTGCGCACCTGGAAGTCCACGGGCGAAATCCGCGAAGTGCTTTTCGACGCCGGACTCACCCCCGACAACGTCCAAGGCGCCATCATCTACTCCGGTTCCGGCAACCACTCCGCCCTTGCCCTCGCCGCAATGCAAGACGCCGGCTTCACCGGCCTGCGCCACTTTGTCGGCGGCTGGTCGCAGTGGTCTGCCAACCCCCAAAACCCCGTCGAGCGCGGCGACCGCCTTACCGTCAACGGCTAA
- the pyrE gene encoding orotate phosphoribosyltransferase, translating to MTVDSQNTNAHNVSAQNLDAEKKARLAELVKELAVVHGKVTLSSGKEADYYVDLRRATLHHEASRLIGALLRELTADWDFAAVGGLTLGADPVATSIMHAAGRDIDAFVVRKEAKKHGMQRRIEGTDVEGKKVLVVEDTTTTGNSPLTAVAALREAGAEVVGVATVVDRETGAGDVIAAEGLEYRSLLGLGDLDLA from the coding sequence ATGACTGTGGATTCTCAGAACACTAATGCGCACAACGTCAGCGCCCAGAACCTGGACGCCGAGAAGAAGGCCCGGCTTGCCGAGCTAGTCAAGGAATTGGCCGTCGTCCACGGCAAGGTGACTTTGTCCTCGGGTAAGGAGGCTGATTACTACGTGGATCTCCGCCGCGCTACCTTGCACCATGAGGCTTCTCGCCTCATCGGTGCGCTGCTGCGCGAGCTGACCGCGGATTGGGATTTCGCGGCCGTCGGTGGCCTGACGCTCGGCGCCGACCCAGTTGCGACCTCCATTATGCATGCCGCCGGCCGCGATATCGACGCCTTCGTCGTGCGCAAGGAAGCCAAGAAGCACGGCATGCAACGCCGCATTGAAGGTACCGACGTAGAAGGCAAGAAGGTCCTCGTCGTAGAAGACACCACGACCACCGGCAACTCCCCGCTGACCGCCGTGGCCGCGCTGCGCGAGGCCGGCGCCGAGGTCGTTGGTGTCGCGACCGTCGTCGACCGCGAGACCGGTGCCGGCGACGTCATCGCTGCCGAAGGCTTGGAATACCGCTCCCTGCTGGGCTTGGGCGACCTTGACCTCGCCTAA
- a CDS encoding TrmH family RNA methyltransferase, producing MTSPNADGAAGQSKADQAETDEAKGPTEWNEGRHGVGPWQGPLPQGPDAAKYDPELLAEGDRRNVVDAYRYWSREAIKRDIDKRRHSLHIAIENFENDANIGTVVRTANAFAVDTVHIVGRRRWNRRGAMVTDRYQHLMHHESVEKLIAWAAEEGLTVVAIDNTPGCVPLETAELPERSLLLFGQEGPGVTQAAQDAAVMTCSIAQFGSTRSINAGVAAGIAMHAWIRQHADLANSW from the coding sequence TTGACCTCGCCTAACGCAGATGGAGCGGCGGGTCAGTCCAAGGCAGACCAGGCTGAAACGGACGAAGCCAAGGGCCCGACAGAATGGAATGAAGGTCGCCATGGCGTAGGCCCATGGCAAGGCCCGCTGCCGCAAGGACCGGACGCCGCGAAGTACGACCCAGAGCTGCTTGCCGAAGGCGACCGCCGCAACGTGGTCGATGCCTACCGCTACTGGAGCAGGGAAGCGATTAAAAGGGACATCGATAAGCGCCGGCATAGCTTGCACATCGCTATCGAGAACTTCGAAAATGATGCCAATATCGGCACCGTTGTGCGCACCGCCAACGCCTTCGCCGTCGATACCGTGCACATCGTCGGCCGCCGGCGGTGGAATCGCCGCGGTGCAATGGTCACGGACAGGTACCAGCATTTGATGCACCACGAGAGCGTCGAGAAGCTTATCGCATGGGCGGCCGAGGAAGGCTTGACCGTCGTAGCCATTGATAACACCCCCGGTTGCGTACCCCTTGAAACGGCCGAGCTACCCGAACGCAGCCTGCTCCTTTTCGGTCAAGAAGGCCCCGGCGTGACGCAAGCGGCCCAGGATGCCGCGGTGATGACCTGCTCCATCGCCCAATTTGGCTCCACCCGCTCCATCAACGCGGGTGTCGCGGCCGGCATCGCCATGCACGCCTGGATCCGCCAGCACGCCGATCTGGCTAATTCTTGGTAG
- a CDS encoding glycoside hydrolase family 76 protein, translated as MEEKWAHRAELAEAAINERHAHSVWGLPRTNLAVVSWPPTTKEKLFVHWHYWWQAHYLDCLIDAALRNNTKVRRHRIFDTMRGIRIRNLAQLTKNKYYDDKAWLALAFGRVEGLKKAKTPKRLAALQRNIHDGLDETLGVLPWRVGENFMNVPSNGPGAIMLARMGRIEEARRIIDWIYDHLLDDDGYIMDGVRMRMDGPEVVKNIHPYCQGVVLGACLEIVLALREKAGVGDLEQIDSVHEAEMASEMMEYIIRIRGLVQTVASGMATPSGVVDWETGDGDGGLFKGILMRYLADVAVRLPGDSPANRATKKLAARMVMASAESVWEHRLEVDGLPIFGSDWTADARLPHNYGFGRRTMSEKVGIIRVDERDLSVQLSGWMLMEACARVTRHTSK; from the coding sequence GTGGAAGAAAAATGGGCCCACCGCGCCGAACTCGCAGAAGCCGCCATCAATGAGCGCCACGCGCACTCCGTGTGGGGCTTGCCGCGCACCAATCTAGCGGTGGTTAGCTGGCCGCCCACCACGAAGGAGAAGCTCTTCGTCCACTGGCATTACTGGTGGCAGGCCCACTATCTCGATTGCCTGATTGATGCGGCGCTGCGCAATAACACCAAAGTCCGTCGCCACCGCATCTTCGACACCATGCGGGGCATCCGCATTCGCAACCTCGCGCAACTGACAAAGAATAAGTACTACGACGACAAGGCCTGGCTCGCGCTCGCCTTCGGCCGCGTGGAAGGGTTGAAGAAGGCGAAGACGCCGAAGCGTCTAGCGGCGCTGCAGCGCAATATTCACGACGGCCTCGATGAAACACTCGGCGTGCTGCCGTGGCGAGTGGGCGAGAATTTCATGAATGTGCCCTCCAACGGCCCGGGTGCCATCATGCTGGCGCGCATGGGCCGCATCGAGGAAGCGCGGCGCATCATCGACTGGATTTATGACCACCTGCTTGACGACGACGGCTACATCATGGACGGTGTCCGCATGCGCATGGACGGCCCTGAGGTGGTAAAAAACATCCACCCTTACTGCCAGGGCGTAGTGCTCGGCGCGTGCCTGGAAATCGTGCTGGCGCTGCGCGAAAAGGCCGGCGTGGGTGACTTGGAGCAGATCGACAGCGTGCACGAGGCCGAGATGGCCTCCGAGATGATGGAGTACATCATCCGCATCCGTGGCTTAGTACAAACCGTGGCTTCCGGTATGGCTACGCCCTCAGGCGTGGTGGACTGGGAGACCGGTGATGGCGACGGCGGCCTGTTTAAGGGCATTTTGATGCGCTATCTCGCCGACGTCGCCGTGCGCCTGCCCGGCGATTCCCCCGCCAACCGCGCGACGAAGAAACTGGCCGCGCGCATGGTGATGGCCTCGGCCGAATCTGTATGGGAGCACCGACTCGAGGTCGATGGTCTGCCGATTTTCGGATCCGACTGGACGGCCGATGCACGCCTGCCGCATAACTACGGCTTCGGCCGGCGCACCATGAGTGAGAAGGTAGGCATCATTCGCGTGGACGAGCGCGACCTGTCCGTGCAACTATCCGGGTGGATGCTGATGGAGGCCTGCGCCCGCGTGACGCGGCACACGTCTAAATAA
- the fbaA gene encoding class II fructose-bisphosphate aldolase, translating to MPIATPEVYNEMLDTAKKNGFAFPAINCTSSETINAALKGFAEAESDGIIQFSTGGAAFGSGLAVKDKVKGAQALAAFAHEAAKHYGVNIALHTDHCQKEVLDEYVRPLLAISQERVDRGENPLFQSHMWDGSAIPIDENLVIAQELLEKAKNAHVILEAEIGVVGGEEDGVQAKAGANLYTSPEDFEKTIDALGTGEKGRYLLAATFGNVHGVYKPGNVKLRPEVLLEGQKVAQKKLGLGEDEYAFDFVFHGGSGSEKEKIEEALRYGVIKMNVDTDTQYAFTNPIARHMMENYDGVFKIDGEVGNKKVYDPRSYLKKAEQGMSERVIESCQDLHSVGKSISK from the coding sequence ATGCCAATTGCAACCCCTGAGGTCTATAACGAGATGCTGGATACCGCGAAGAAGAATGGCTTCGCGTTCCCAGCTATCAACTGCACCTCTTCTGAGACAATTAACGCAGCTCTGAAGGGCTTTGCGGAGGCCGAGTCCGACGGCATCATCCAGTTCTCCACCGGCGGTGCCGCCTTCGGCTCCGGTCTGGCTGTGAAGGACAAGGTCAAGGGTGCTCAGGCACTGGCCGCATTCGCTCATGAGGCCGCCAAGCACTACGGCGTAAATATCGCGCTGCACACCGACCACTGCCAGAAGGAAGTGCTCGATGAGTACGTCCGCCCACTGCTGGCAATCTCCCAGGAGCGCGTCGACCGCGGCGAGAACCCGCTGTTCCAGTCCCACATGTGGGACGGCTCCGCTATTCCAATCGACGAGAACCTGGTCATCGCACAGGAGCTGCTGGAGAAGGCTAAGAACGCTCACGTCATCCTCGAGGCCGAAATCGGCGTCGTTGGCGGCGAAGAAGACGGCGTCCAGGCTAAGGCGGGCGCTAACCTGTACACCTCTCCGGAGGACTTTGAGAAAACCATCGATGCCCTGGGCACCGGCGAGAAGGGCCGCTACCTGCTGGCCGCTACCTTCGGCAACGTTCACGGCGTCTACAAGCCAGGCAACGTGAAGCTTCGCCCAGAGGTCCTGCTTGAGGGCCAGAAGGTTGCACAGAAGAAGCTCGGCCTAGGCGAGGACGAGTACGCATTCGACTTCGTCTTCCACGGCGGCTCCGGCTCCGAGAAGGAAAAGATCGAAGAGGCTCTGCGTTACGGCGTTATCAAGATGAACGTTGATACCGATACCCAGTACGCATTTACCAACCCGATCGCTCGCCACATGATGGAGAACTACGACGGCGTATTCAAGATCGACGGCGAAGTTGGCAACAAGAAGGTCTACGATCCTCGCTCCTACCTGAAGAAGGCAGAGCAGGGCATGTCCGAGCGCGTCATCGAGTCCTGCCAGGACCTGCACTCTGTGGGCAAGTCCATCTCCAAGTAA
- a CDS encoding HNH endonuclease signature motif containing protein: MNTDFLLLCRRGVDLVAEFQGYSEDSLLEAGASPLLAAQLARLQHAYFGRTSNTRKQRLARDAARSRAHDLATLDSIESYTRRVRDTNRAWDLRLELCRTEARLIPSVAKKLLKQLNPPRRPEPGVRYTRRADGPHTISITADPTDIADIKGVLSSVNKEDPLAAAKKVLLEGNPGALPAVHTNVILTLDQLDRIVAAPSGASDITLQLTNGARMTGAQLVARALAQRGYVSLVHPEHGPVNLYRTERMATWKQRMLAAAEHPVCAWPGCNTPADDAQVHHLTAWSSGGPTNQENLVTLCAHHNAVNQDDPARPTERGRMVRVDGRVAWIPPWSNTPRFVPSPVRPPNPHP, encoded by the coding sequence GTGAACACCGATTTTCTTTTGTTATGCCGCCGCGGCGTCGACCTCGTCGCCGAGTTTCAGGGCTACTCCGAAGATTCGCTTCTCGAGGCCGGGGCCAGCCCCCTTCTGGCTGCCCAGCTCGCTCGCCTGCAGCACGCCTATTTCGGCCGCACGTCGAATACCCGCAAGCAACGCCTCGCCCGCGACGCCGCTCGCAGCCGCGCCCATGACCTCGCCACGCTCGATAGCATCGAGTCTTATACCCGCCGCGTACGCGACACCAACCGCGCCTGGGACCTACGCCTAGAACTTTGCCGCACCGAGGCACGCCTCATCCCCTCCGTGGCTAAAAAGCTCCTCAAGCAGCTCAACCCGCCGCGCCGCCCCGAGCCCGGAGTGCGCTATACCCGCCGGGCCGACGGCCCACACACCATCTCCATTACGGCCGATCCCACCGATATCGCCGATATCAAGGGCGTGCTCTCCTCTGTCAACAAAGAGGATCCCCTCGCCGCCGCCAAGAAGGTCCTCCTCGAGGGCAACCCCGGCGCGCTGCCAGCCGTGCACACCAACGTCATCCTCACGCTGGACCAGCTCGACCGCATTGTCGCCGCGCCTTCCGGCGCCTCCGATATAACCCTCCAGCTCACCAACGGCGCCCGCATGACCGGCGCGCAGCTCGTCGCCCGCGCCTTAGCTCAGCGCGGCTATGTCAGCCTCGTTCACCCCGAGCACGGCCCGGTAAACCTGTATCGCACCGAGCGCATGGCCACGTGGAAGCAGCGCATGCTTGCCGCGGCCGAGCACCCGGTGTGCGCGTGGCCGGGCTGCAATACGCCTGCCGACGACGCCCAAGTCCACCACCTCACCGCCTGGTCCTCTGGTGGGCCCACCAACCAAGAAAATCTGGTCACCTTATGTGCGCACCACAACGCCGTCAACCAGGATGACCCCGCCCGGCCCACCGAACGAGGCCGCATGGTGCGCGTCGATGGCCGCGTCGCCTGGATACCACCGTGGAGCAACACCCCACGCTTCGTCCCCAGCCCTGTCCGGCCACCGAATCCCCACCCTTAG
- a CDS encoding FUSC family protein, with product MLEVMSEAKERVSTREKLRVIDRSVLSRVNRIRSRFVYIVQATIGAALAYWVASDVVGHPQPFFAPISAVIILGLSGGDRMRKALEMSIGGIIGVAVGDLLFQIVGQGPFQIFFIVGAGLVVGSFLTKSPLVTNQIVFGAILIATIFPPTEGPGGLHRAIDAMIGSGIGLITIALIPNSPLVEARREVSKVLKIASSILADVTYGIRQQDPAVIRDAREAVRGTQNSINTLLSAAQSGREASEVSPLLWASRRSIRSLERILMPVDNAVRGVRVLSRQALGLTEDRDKVSDGQLELLDELSDVILAISELYGQGKQHGHDEAIEIPDLVQRLRIVGGRAGLDIIDKEGTLSAYMILGQTRSIVVDMLMVCGLSRESAVAHLVPTSQHPAYPPEVWGRED from the coding sequence ATGCTGGAAGTCATGTCGGAAGCGAAGGAAAGAGTCTCAACGCGGGAAAAGCTGCGGGTGATTGACCGCTCGGTGCTCTCGCGGGTAAACCGCATCCGCTCGCGGTTTGTCTACATCGTCCAGGCGACCATCGGCGCGGCGCTAGCGTACTGGGTGGCCAGCGATGTGGTGGGGCACCCGCAGCCATTCTTCGCCCCGATTTCCGCGGTCATCATCTTAGGGCTTTCGGGTGGGGACAGGATGAGAAAGGCGCTGGAGATGTCGATTGGCGGCATCATCGGCGTGGCCGTGGGCGACCTGCTCTTCCAGATTGTGGGGCAGGGGCCGTTTCAGATTTTCTTCATCGTGGGCGCGGGCCTGGTAGTGGGCTCCTTTTTGACCAAGTCGCCGCTGGTGACCAACCAGATTGTCTTTGGTGCGATTTTGATCGCGACGATTTTCCCACCCACGGAGGGTCCGGGCGGCCTGCACCGCGCGATTGACGCGATGATTGGTTCGGGCATTGGCCTTATCACCATTGCGCTGATTCCTAATTCCCCGTTGGTGGAGGCGCGGCGCGAGGTCTCGAAGGTGTTAAAGATTGCCTCGAGCATTCTTGCCGACGTCACGTATGGCATCCGCCAGCAAGACCCCGCGGTCATCCGCGACGCACGCGAGGCGGTGCGTGGTACGCAAAATAGCATCAATACCCTGCTGAGTGCGGCACAATCGGGCAGGGAGGCCTCGGAGGTCTCGCCGCTGTTGTGGGCATCGCGGCGCAGCATTCGCTCGCTGGAGCGCATCCTCATGCCGGTTGATAACGCGGTCCGTGGGGTGCGTGTGCTCTCGCGCCAGGCGCTTGGCCTGACGGAAGACCGCGATAAGGTTTCGGATGGGCAGCTGGAGTTGCTCGATGAGCTTTCCGATGTCATCCTCGCCATCAGCGAGCTCTACGGCCAAGGCAAACAGCACGGCCACGACGAGGCGATTGAGATTCCGGACCTCGTGCAGCGCCTGCGCATCGTGGGCGGGCGCGCCGGGCTGGACATCATCGATAAAGAAGGCACGCTGTCGGCCTATATGATTCTGGGCCAGACCCGCTCCATTGTGGTGGACATGCTGATGGTCTGCGGACTATCGCGCGAATCGGCCGTGGCGCACCTCGTGCCGACCTCGCAGCACCCGGCCTACCCGCCGGAGGTGTGGGGGCGCGAGGACTAG
- a CDS encoding adenylosuccinate synthase produces MAAIVIVGAQWGDEGKGKATDILGGKVDYVVKPNGGNNAGHTVVVGGDKYELKLLPAGILSENATPVLGNGVVINLEALFDEIDGLEARGANASRLKISANAHLVAPYHQTLDRVQERFLGKRAIGTTGRGIGPTYADKVARIGIRVQDIFDESILRQKVESALDIKNQMLVKMYNRKAIEADQIVEYFLSYRDRLRPMVIDAELELNQALESGKHVLMEGGQATMLDVDHGTYPFVTSSNPTAGGASVGSGIGPTRIKTSLGIIKAYTTRVGAGPFPTELFDKWGEYLQTTGGEIGVNTGRKRRCGWYDSVIARYATRVNGFTDYFLTKLDVLTGIGEIPICVAYDVDGKRYDELPLTQSEFHHAEPIFETMPAWDEDITECSTFEKLPQKAQDYVLRLEELSGCRISYIGVGPGRDQTIIRHDVMEDQ; encoded by the coding sequence ATGGCAGCGATCGTCATTGTCGGCGCCCAATGGGGCGACGAAGGTAAGGGCAAAGCGACCGACATCCTCGGCGGCAAGGTTGACTACGTGGTCAAGCCGAACGGCGGCAATAATGCAGGCCACACCGTCGTGGTAGGCGGCGATAAATATGAGCTGAAGCTCCTGCCAGCCGGCATCTTGTCTGAGAACGCTACCCCGGTGCTGGGCAATGGCGTGGTAATTAACCTCGAGGCGCTCTTTGATGAAATTGATGGCCTTGAGGCCCGCGGTGCGAATGCCTCGCGCCTGAAGATTTCTGCCAATGCGCACCTGGTGGCCCCGTACCACCAGACGCTCGACCGCGTGCAGGAGCGCTTCCTGGGCAAGCGCGCGATTGGCACCACTGGCCGCGGCATTGGCCCGACCTACGCCGATAAGGTAGCGCGCATTGGCATTCGTGTGCAGGACATCTTTGATGAGTCCATCCTGCGCCAGAAGGTGGAGTCTGCGCTGGACATTAAAAACCAGATGCTGGTGAAGATGTACAACCGCAAGGCCATTGAGGCAGACCAGATTGTGGAGTACTTCTTGAGCTACCGCGACCGCCTGCGCCCGATGGTTATCGATGCTGAGCTGGAGCTCAACCAGGCCCTCGAGTCCGGTAAGCACGTGCTCATGGAGGGCGGCCAGGCCACCATGCTGGATGTGGACCATGGCACCTACCCGTTCGTGACCTCGTCTAACCCGACCGCCGGCGGTGCTTCCGTCGGTTCCGGCATCGGCCCGACCCGTATCAAGACCTCGCTGGGCATCATCAAGGCCTACACCACCCGCGTGGGTGCTGGCCCGTTCCCCACGGAGCTCTTTGATAAGTGGGGCGAGTACCTGCAGACCACCGGCGGCGAGATTGGCGTGAACACCGGCCGCAAGCGCCGTTGTGGTTGGTACGACTCCGTCATTGCGCGCTACGCCACTCGCGTGAACGGCTTTACCGATTACTTCCTGACCAAGCTGGACGTTCTTACCGGTATCGGGGAGATTCCTATCTGCGTGGCTTATGACGTCGACGGCAAGCGCTACGACGAGCTGCCACTTACCCAGTCCGAATTCCACCACGCCGAGCCCATCTTTGAGACCATGCCCGCTTGGGACGAGGACATTACCGAATGCTCCACCTTTGAGAAGCTACCGCAGAAAGCCCAAGACTACGTCCTGCGCCTGGAAGAGCTGTCTGGCTGCCGTATCTCCTATATCGGCGTAGGCCCCGGCCGCGACCAGACCATCATTCGCCACGATGTCATGGAAGACCAGTAA